AATTTTCTATGAGTGATTCTTTCGTTGATACTATTTCTTCCCATAGATCAACAGTGTTTCATATAGTCCAATGCATTGATAATTCAGCCTCTTCAAATCAGGATCAATATCTAGTCGAATCTGATCCCCTCTTAAGAAACATTTTTTTAATCACATCCACTTGAAACTTAAGAAGAAATTGTGTGTATAATATTCTCCTTACAATGATACATTCCAATTTTTCATCTATAAACTTATCACTCAagctattattattttgatattttaaaaaaattaactcagaaaaaaaaaccatttattCTTTTTCTGTTTTCTTCGTGTAGTTCGACTTTAATGGTTGAATTGCTTGAATATAATTGTAAGTTCTACACGatgattttttgtattttttgaaaatatatttatagtGCATGATTTAAATatctaacaaatatatatagATTGTGTACTAAATAAATGAGATAAATACAACAATTCAATTTTAGTGTGTTgcattttctatatatatatatatataaaattttgattgggAAGCTTTAACtacaaataatgaaaataaattatgagcatatataaaaaaaagtgaaatatgTATAACAATGATCATACTTGCAGTGATTTGTGTAACTAATATAAATTTGAGCAAATAAATGTAAATATGCGATCAAGCATggaatcataaaattaaaatttcgagaAGCATGTATAAGTATGCAACCGATCAAGAAACAATATAGAGAGAGATGGATAAGTCCTTTAGGATttggtaaattgcattttatttctttaaactcTTAACTTGAATTATAGAAAGAGTTAAGTGATTTTAGGATAGaaagttattaattttattttcattaatatttaggtttactaaaaaaaaaactatcatcTTTAAGGTATAATGATAattttagccctcaacatttacattatttgttaatttggtttttattCATTTCTAACTAAATTTAGCtattaatcttttataaaatAGTCAAATCGTTTTTAACGAAAatgttgattaaaatattaatttgttaatGATGTTGGCGTGGCACCTGTGTGTGCTTCATGCTAACATGACTGTTTGTCATGTATGCCATGTcaacaataatttaataattataaaaatattcaaaaataaaataactcaaaattcaaaaaaattattgtgGAGTATACGTGGATGGCCATGTCGGTtaccatatttaaaaatttaatactttagtcaatatttttgttaaaaaatagcaattcaactctttttaaaaAGTTGATAGTCAAATTTGACCCTTTTTAAAATGTTGAGGGCCAAATTTAATGAAAATCATAACAAGTGCTAAATTGACAAAATACGTAAATATTAAGGATCAAATTTGTCATTATACCTTTCTTTAATGTTTAGACAAAAAAGtacaattacaaaaaaaaaattatacaaattgcCTTCCTAACCCTTCAATAGGAGATAAATGCACTTTAATTAGATTTGTCCATGGGGTGGGTCAGATCAGTCCCTAACAAAATTCTAGGCCCGTTTGATAGGTCCAAGCACAACTAGAAAAACGGGCTTAAATTTTTACCCAAGCCAAGCCTGGATTATATATGCTAAACTTGAGTCCAAcctatataaattttttattttactttttatataaaaaattgaaaaatgcaatacatcaaaaacacttaaaacattgaaataaatgtttcccatcaaattcaaaataaaaaaaagcctttatatttaaataacactaagatatggtgtaacttaacaaataaatacctataaaataatagcaaaattaacaataaaacaatgctaataaaaaattttaatgacagctgttgtaggccaattttaacccatttatatcaaaacccaatttaaccttacctaacccaccaaaattaaacccaaaacccaaaatcttaactacccaaagcccaatttacatcaaaaccccaatggcccaaaccctaaacccaaatcaaaataaaaaaaccctagcccacaagctaaacttttctcaactaaatcctagcctttgccaccaccaactccactagccacacttgctccaccaccaactccactaaccacacttgctccactacttactccactagccacacttgctccaccaccacttgtacctacaaatgaagacataaacaataaaaaaatatttggtaaatggctatataagccttcacatattttgtatttaggaGAGGAAGAAGTTTGgggggagaaagttattgtaaaggatttttgagaggtttttttagagtaatcaaggagaagagttattgtaaaggctagtttttggataggctagtttttttttttttgagattaatcaaatatcaaaacaaaagaggtttcttggtctattctcgttttaagttctttgtttgcttattgttttcctttcagttttattttgttttttatacgaaagtaaaaataaaaggaggaagctttcccatttttaccgaaaaagttttttttgaggtTCGGCTGCCGTGTATGGTGGCACCGACGGTAGCCGGCGGCGGTCCGGTGACCGGACAGTGACCGGCCCTGTGGTCGGAAATCACCCActctctccctctttttttttgttattgttatattttttaatattacattatatatatattcttttaatatattaggtatattctaaattctatattacgtatatatatattatactattttatgtatatatctttaatactatattatttatatatattttttcctacatgttatcttatgtatatattttaattatattatgtatgtattttttacactatattatgtacatatttttttatatctatttcatacatatgtatatattatatatatcttaacattactagttatattttcactattttatgtatatacttcaaacactatatatagtatatttctaacactattactatttataaatatatatatattacgtacatactcttaatatctttattatgtatatattcgttgtttttatttcacattggatactattattacgtttaatatatcgcatgcattgttattgttttaatattgttgtcatatttattatttgtttcaatgtatttccaactcgtttatttttgtctcccgcctattttatatcattctgttgttcattactttaaagatttttattcatgtttttactaatttcaataaataaggcaatgtttcgcattttggaacatcgaagaattgtgccctgacttacggggtttcggttctcttgttggttcaaaatagctaaatatccttttgaggtttgaaatgcacggatttccaatttaaattaaaagatgaccttgtgctcgggaattcatggtattgtgtcctaacttacgggatgtgatactccgatatctcgagataaggaaatctttaaacaaatcgatttaagctaattcaagaattttaaaatcagtattaatagaaaagatcgtatttcaaatcccttcccgatttttaattttcgacattaagacgctaactaatcaattcggtaccaattttttgggcgtgtcgagggtgctaatccttcctcgcacgtaaccgactcccgaactcattctctcaattttcgtagaccaaaggccctgttttagtaaactaaaattgatttattaaaacaaaggtgatccgatcacacctgataaaagattggtggcgactcccgttttaattttcactttcaaacaaagtcgatccccgttttcaaaagaatggtttcgacaacaACCGAACTAGGATTCAGTTGGCCACAATTACAAATATTAATTAGTAGAATTtcacattaataaaaaaattttgatgaaataacaataaaattcattaatatcttaatttagtaaaaataaataaattacttaccatttgaatatttaattttaaaatttattttgattaaaattattaagtcgataattttttaagtaaaaaaaaacctaatttaaatcatatatacAATCAAAAGGGAaagtataattaaaaatattaaataaatgaattttaaattaatatgaattttaataaaaaaatacaatcaaTAAGATTAATTAATATGTTactttaataaaaatagaattaattaagttttgaaaatttaaaaattatgaatgaTATAATTACGGTTTGAATacttaattgtaaaaaatatcAACAAAAAATATCTAATTCATTAATATTTGCAATTATAGATATGATATGGATAAATAACCAGAATTCATCATCTGTATTTCCAGCCTTTTTAAAATATCTTCCTATGAATGACGTTAAGATCTACTATGTTTatctaattatattatataaagtaGGAGCTGAAAACATTTCATCTGTTCGTTAAAATGCTTGAGAGATGTTGGCTGTGTTTGGGCAGTGTGGCTTAAGCTTTAACTGGCAGTTGTACTTAGATTCTAGATTGGACAATTATGTTAGTACTTGGTTTAAATcctttttatatgtgaaattcaAGGTTGAATTGAAGAGTTAGATTAATTATTCAACTCCTATAACAATAAAACATATTACAATTTCTACTTTGCCTTAGATTAAAAGAGTGGGAATATCTTATTACGTTCATAATTCTAGTCTTTCCCCAATAGATTTTGCAGTTCTGGATTGCTTTGCATTGCTTTACATTGTCATATATTGTTTATGTTTTGGTGAATTACTATTCTTGAGACTCAATAGAAGCTACCTAGGAATAATCGTTGCTGCCTTATTGTGCATAAGATGAGTCATTTTCTGGAACTTAGTCTTCTGAGTGAATATAGTGATTTATATGAAACAAATCATAATAGCTGCGAAGCATACTAAGCAAATAAGGCAAAAGGAGATCCTACTTACACTCAAGGTCTTTATGATTTCCCCATTGGATATTCCACCCTGTAGCTCAACATTACAATCTCATCATTCTCATGCTCAACACATCGATTTACACATATACACATTGTCGCTTTACTCTGCTTGGACTGTTGTTCTGGATGCAATATAAGTTTTTTAGTGCGTAGAGTGCGCCTTGCTTCCTGGACAAAACTAGGTTAAACTTCTAGTTCTTTAATCTCTTGCTGTGGATCAATTCGATTCCTTGCATGCAGTCTTGCCTTAATTGCATGCAATTCATTGACAGCATCTTCAATCTTCATTCTCTCAACAGGAACCTCAACAGAGCATGCAACACCTACATTAGTGAATGAAACCAAACAATCCAACATATTACAATCTATGTTCTGATCTCCTCTCATTTTTTGACTTTTCTCTCTGATTTGTTCAAGCAATCGAAAATCTAAAATCTCCTCCAATTTTTCTGGAAATGCCATCTTACAATAACTATGGAGGCTCATCTCATCATCAAACATATCATCTGTTGGCCTCTTTCTAGTTATCATCTCCAAGACGAGAATCCCGTAGCTATCGATATCGCCTTCAGGGGACGTCAAACTACCCATTCCATATTCTACAACGATACAATTGCACAATACAAGTAAAAGATGAAAAAACGTCTAAGAAACaagttaaatgattaaaatgaagTAAATATTGTTTTCACAACATAAATACAAAGTAAGATCAAAAGATATGAAAATTACCCGGGGCGAGATAGCCTATTGTCCCTTTAATGATTGAGGAAATTGCTTGCTcattatccaaattacttgcaaCATCAAAAAGGAATTTAGCCATGCCAAAGTCACCAACATGTGCAACCATATCGTCATCAAGTAGAACATTGGTTGGCTTTAGATCCCGATGAACTATTGGTATTTGACAACGATGGTGAAGGTAATCTAATGCATTGGCCACATCTATAGCGATGTCTAACATTTGAGCAAATTTGAGATGGTGTGATGAGTGATCTCGATCATGCTCATGATGAAGCCAGCTCTCTAAACTTCCGTTTGCCATGAATTCTAAAACTATAGCCTTGAAATCATTGCCTTGGTAATCTATGCTTGAGCAACAAGTTATCAACTTGACAAGATTCCGGTGTCGAACATTTCTTAAAGCCTCGCATTCAACTGCAAAACTCTTTACAGCCCCAAGGTTTTGAAGATTCAATACTTTGATTGCAACAGGGTTTTCTTGTTGATCAAGAAACCCTTTATAAACAGAACCAAAACTGCCCTCACCAACGATGTTCGAGGTTGCGAAACCATTCGTGGCTTGAACAAGTTCCTTGTAAGAAACTTGTATCAAGTTAACTCGCTCCAAAGCCAAAGGTATCATCTTTTTTCCAAAGCGTTTTCGCCAACAAAGGATAGCAATGAACGCAACCGAAGCCAAGGCGAGCGAAAGACTAACAACGATAACGATGATGGATTTGGTCGATAAACCATTTCGTTTTCCCTTTGCTACCTGGTTCAAGCATTTTGGAAGCTCTATTTCAGGAATTCCCCCACAAATATCCTTGTTCCCGACAATAGAGAATTGACTGATATTTTTGAAAACCCCTTCTTCTGGAACTTCACCTTCTAATAGGTTGAAAGAAAGGTTTAAACTCACCAAAAATGGAAGATTTCGAAGCTCAAGCGGTATTGTGCCAGACAAGTTGTTACTAGAGAGATCTAAGCTTTCGAGACCTCTTAGAGAGGCAAGGGATTGAGGAATGCTACCGTGAAAGTAGTTTCCCTGCATGTGCAAAATTCTTAGTTCAGAAATCTCACCAAATCTCTCTGAAATTTCGCCTGAGAAATCATTGTTATCAGCAAATAACTCTACAAGATTCTTGGAGTTATTAACGCTTGATGGAAAGCTGCCATTGAAAGAGTTGTGGGACAAATTCAATGTAACCAAACGTTCAAAACCAGCAATCAGTTGATCCGGTATGCCACCACTGAGTTTATTGGTCGAAAGATCCATTATCTGCATGCTTTTGCATTTCTCGAGCGTCAACGGAATCCTTCCTTCAAAACTGTTTCCATTTAAATAAAGATGAGACAATAAAGACAGATTGCCAATACAGGATGGGATTTCACCGGATAAACGATTCAAAGAGAGGTCGAATCGTCCAACATTTCGAAGCTTTCCTATTGAAGTCGGAACTTCGCCTGTTAACAAGTTTTCCCCTACATGAATCTGTGTGAGTTTAACAAGATTGCCAATTCCTTCAGGAATGTTTCCTGAAATCTGATTCCCTCCTATATAAAGAGTTTCAAGCTGAATTGATAAATTTGCCATTGAATCTGGTAATACCCCACTTAGCTTATTCATATGGATGGCCAAAAGCTTCAATCGACTGCAGTTGGTTAAAGAAGAAAGGAAATCCAAGTCTCCTTCTTCGCCATTCCCAAGCTCGTTGTAATTAATGGAA
The sequence above is drawn from the Gossypium hirsutum isolate 1008001.06 chromosome A05, Gossypium_hirsutum_v2.1, whole genome shotgun sequence genome and encodes:
- the LOC107960597 gene encoding probable LRR receptor-like serine/threonine-protein kinase At3g47570, giving the protein MQRWPCTTYKGGHARRNSSKQWCHGVQQLKFEAANPLAARGLLFKQNTKQPVAASCTNIALKDELLGGSHGGPLLSWNASLHFCEWQGVGCGQQQQRVISLSLPGLKLGGTISPSIGNLSFLREANLFNNSLKGNIPREFGHLRQLRSLNLSRNNLQGNIPVELNNCSNLQFLNLSDNSFSGKIPFQLGDTMKNLIKLSLAGNDFIGTIPSSLGNLSSLDYLQLGNNHLEGNIPISLGRLSNLKILVLSRNNLSGIIPPSFYNLFTVKDIRMSTNNIHGGLEPELGFAFPELEILHLGGNHLSGRIPVSVTNISSLKQFDIHSNGFSGLVPGDMGKFQNLELFSINYNELGNGEEGDLDFLSSLTNCSRLKLLAIHMNKLSGVLPDSMANLSIQLETLYIGGNQISGNIPEGIGNLVKLTQIHVGENLLTGEVPTSIGKLRNVGRFDLSLNRLSGEIPSCIGNLSLLSHLYLNGNSFEGRIPLTLEKCKSMQIMDLSTNKLSGGIPDQLIAGFERLVTLNLSHNSFNGSFPSSVNNSKNLVELFADNNDFSGEISERFGEISELRILHMQGNYFHGSIPQSLASLRGLESLDLSSNNLSGTIPLELRNLPFLVSLNLSFNLLEGEVPEEGVFKNISQFSIVGNKDICGGIPEIELPKCLNQVAKGKRNGLSTKSIIVIVVSLSLALASVAFIAILCWRKRFGKKMIPLALERVNLIQVSYKELVQATNGFATSNIVGEGSFGSVYKGFLDQQENPVAIKVLNLQNLGAVKSFAVECEALRNVRHRNLVKLITCCSSIDYQGNDFKAIVLEFMANGSLESWLHHEHDRDHSSHHLKFAQMLDIAIDVANALDYLHHRCQIPIVHRDLKPTNVLLDDDMVAHVGDFGMAKFLFDVASNLDNEQAISSIIKGTIGYLAPEYGMGSLTSPEGDIDSYGILVLEMITRKRPTDDMFDDEMSLHSYCKMAFPEKLEEILDFRLLEQIREKSQKMRGDQNIDCNMLDCLVSFTNVGVACSVEVPVERMKIEDAVNELHAIKARLHARNRIDPQQEIKELEV